The Gammaproteobacteria bacterium genome segment CGCGCCAGTCCATGCTGGTCGCTTACATCGTGCTGGGCATGTTGCTGGGGCCTTCGGGTGCGGGGCTGGTGGAGGACGCCGAGATGACCCGGCAGGTGGCCCAGATCGGCATCATGTTTCTGCTGTTTCTGCTGGGGCTGGATCTTTATCCGCAGAAGCTCATCGGCCTGTTCCGCGAGACGGTAGTGGTCACCGGCGTGAGCTCCGCCGTGTTCGCCGGAGTGGGTTTTGCGCTCGGCTGGGTGCTCGGCTTTGCAACGATGGAATGCCTGATTATCGGGGTGGCGCTGATGTTCTCCAGTACCATTATCGGTTTGAAATTACTGCCTACCACGGTGCTGCATCACAGGCACACCGGCGAGATCATCATCAGCGTACTGTTGCTGCAGGATCTGATTGCGATCATCGTGCTGCTGCTGTTGCAGGCGAGCGACCAGCGCGGCATGCCGCTGGTCGACATTTTGCTGGTATTGCTGTCGTTACCGGCGCTGGTGCTGGTTGCGTGGCTCGTCGAACGCTTTGTGGTGATGACCCTGGTGCGGCGCTTCGACAAGATCCACGAGTACATCTTTCTGCTCGCTATCGGCTGGTGTCTGGGTCTGGCGCAGCTCGCGGAAAGCGTGGGATTGTCGTACGAGATCGGCGCCTTTATCGCCGGCGTGCTGCTCGCGACCAGCCCTATCGCGCTTTACATCGCCGATTCGTTGAAGCCGCTGCGTGATTTCTTTTTGGTGATCTTCTTCTTCACCCTGGGCGCGCGCTTCGACGTGGCGATTCTGATGGAAGTGCTGCTGCCTGCGAGCCTGCTCGCCGGACTCATGTTGACCCTGAAACCGCTGACGTTCCGGTTTCTGCTGCGCCGCTCGGGCGAAGCATCGGGCCGCTCGCGCGAGGTGGGCGTGCGGCTGGGCCAGATCAGCGAGTTTTCACTGTTGATCGCCGTACTGGCGATGGAGCAGCGAATCATCGGCCATCAGGCGTCATACCTGATCCAGGTCGCCGCGCTGCTGACGTTTATGGTCTCGTCTTACGTGATCGTCATGCGCTACCCGACGCCGATCGCGATCTCGGACAAGCTGCGGCGGGACTGACCCCGCAAGTCGAGCGAGGCTACTGCGACATGCGCCGCGAATATGGATCCGTCAGGCGGCGATTGAGCCGCTGATCGAGCAATAACAGCAGGTTCTCAAGACGCTTGCTGCCGCGGCCGAAGGTGAGCTTTTCGCTCAACGGCCGCACGATGGTCATCTTGCGACGCCAGCCGACATTGCGGTAGCGGTGCCGGAAGTATTTGTCCTCGGTCAGATTCCATTTATCGCGCAGGTGTTTGAGGCTGGCCAGCTCCCTTTCGTTGCTCCAGCGCAGCATGTAGAACGACAGGTCGCCCAAATCGCGCGGCGGGCCGGGCACATACGTGACAACCGACGCCGGCTCGAACCACACGCTGCCACCGGCCTGCGTGACCAGCATGCAGAAGTCTACGTGTTCTTTCGTGTTCAGCAGTTGCTCGTCCAGCGGGCCGGTCTCGTCCAATATGCTCGCACGCACCAGCATGCAGTGAAACTCGGCGAGCCCGGTCTTTTGACGCTTGAGATCCGCGCGCAAACCCGCTACCGAGCGACCTTGACTGTAAATCTTCTCGACGATATGCCGCGTGCTTTGGCCGTTCTCATGTTTGATCTCCACCCCGGATTCGCCGCCGGCGCAATGGATTCTTTCATGCACCGGCTTGTGCTGGCAGGTGAGCGGTCCGACGACCGCCGCGCCGGTTTCCTCGGCGCATTCGATCAGCGTCTCCAGCCAGCGCGGCGAAACGATCACGTCGTTGTCTATAAACACCACATATTCGCCGCGCGCTTCGAGCAGCCCCAGGGTGCGCGCGCGATTGGGCGACAGATACGACTCGGTGCGCAGCAGGTGAAAGCCTTTCTCGCGAGCCTGTGTCTGCAGATAACGCTGCACGCGCGCGGGCGATCCACCATCGACGTATACGAGACTGAAGGGCATGGTGGTGTGCTGATAAATGCTTTCCAGCGACTCGGCCGCGCAACTGAAGCGCTCGCGCGGCACGACGATGATCGTTACATGGGGATCGGAGAAAGATTCGGCAGTGTTCATGTGGCTTCCTTGTAGTTACAGTTCAAAATCATTTCGCGCAAAGCGCACGTCAGGTGAGCGCTTTGCGATAGATGTTGACGAGTTCGTCGTTCAGCGCGTGCAGGTTATAGTGCGCATCGATATAGGCGCGGCCCGCACGGCCCATGCGCGTCCATATATCACGGTGGTTCGCGAGATAATCCAGCTTGTCCGCAATGGCGTCGGCATCGCGCTCCGGTACGAGCAGGCCGGACATGCCATCCTGAACCAGCTCCGGAATGCCGCCATGCCAGGTGGCGATCACGGGCAATTCCAGCGCCATCGCTTCTTTCAGCGTGTTGATGGGCGCATCCTGATTGCCGTCCACGCCGGTGACGCTGGGGCCTAGAAACACATCCGCGTCGCGCAAAATATCGATGATCTGCTGGTGGTTTCGCCAGCTCAGCATGGTGACCGAATCACTCAATCGCAACTCACTGATCAGCCGTCGCAGCGGTTCCCACAGCGGCCCGTCGCCGACGATCGCGTATGTGACATCGATGTCCGATCGCGCCGCCGCGAATTCCGCGACCGCGCGTAGAGCGTACTCGATGCCCTTCTTCTCGACCAGGCGGCCAATGGTGACCAGGCGGAGGCCGTTGTCGCGGCGGCCGACCCAATTTCCGGGCGTGAATCTGGTGCAATCAATGCCCGAAGGCAACACGGCGAGCCTGGCGGGATCGCAACCCAGCTTGAGCAGGCGACGCTCGAAAAACCTACAATTCGTAATGAACATCGAACCGATTTTGAACAGATTTTCGTACACGCGGTTGCCGTGCGTTCGCACGTACTGACTGATGTCGTGACCCCTAAAAGTGGTAATGAGTTTTCCGCGGATGGCGCCCAGGCGATGCAATTTCAGGCCGGTGAGACCAATCGTGCCGAACTGGCAGTGC includes the following:
- a CDS encoding cation:proton antiporter: MHADPVVFTIFLIFTGAAALATLALYARQSMLVAYIVLGMLLGPSGAGLVEDAEMTRQVAQIGIMFLLFLLGLDLYPQKLIGLFRETVVVTGVSSAVFAGVGFALGWVLGFATMECLIIGVALMFSSTIIGLKLLPTTVLHHRHTGEIIISVLLLQDLIAIIVLLLLQASDQRGMPLVDILLVLLSLPALVLVAWLVERFVVMTLVRRFDKIHEYIFLLAIGWCLGLAQLAESVGLSYEIGAFIAGVLLATSPIALYIADSLKPLRDFFLVIFFFTLGARFDVAILMEVLLPASLLAGLMLTLKPLTFRFLLRRSGEASGRSREVGVRLGQISEFSLLIAVLAMEQRIIGHQASYLIQVAALLTFMVSSYVIVMRYPTPIAISDKLRRD
- a CDS encoding glycosyltransferase, which produces MSVAFLVNDFPLLSESFVINQVVGLIERGHKIDVYTLHKRQPGVSELLHRDVERCRLLDRTHRAITVPENRWLRALKACGLLMANFRRNPKFCWRWSKAVLLGEGTNLLQLLYVAAPLLGKSHDIVHCQFGTIGLTGLKLHRLGAIRGKLITTFRGHDISQYVRTHGNRVYENLFKIGSMFITNCRFFERRLLKLGCDPARLAVLPSGIDCTRFTPGNWVGRRDNGLRLVTIGRLVEKKGIEYALRAVAEFAAARSDIDVTYAIVGDGPLWEPLRRLISELRLSDSVTMLSWRNHQQIIDILRDADVFLGPSVTGVDGNQDAPINTLKEAMALELPVIATWHGGIPELVQDGMSGLLVPERDADAIADKLDYLANHRDIWTRMGRAGRAYIDAHYNLHALNDELVNIYRKALT
- a CDS encoding glycosyltransferase family 2 protein produces the protein MNTAESFSDPHVTIIVVPRERFSCAAESLESIYQHTTMPFSLVYVDGGSPARVQRYLQTQAREKGFHLLRTESYLSPNRARTLGLLEARGEYVVFIDNDVIVSPRWLETLIECAEETGAAVVGPLTCQHKPVHERIHCAGGESGVEIKHENGQSTRHIVEKIYSQGRSVAGLRADLKRQKTGLAEFHCMLVRASILDETGPLDEQLLNTKEHVDFCMLVTQAGGSVWFEPASVVTYVPGPPRDLGDLSFYMLRWSNERELASLKHLRDKWNLTEDKYFRHRYRNVGWRRKMTIVRPLSEKLTFGRGSKRLENLLLLLDQRLNRRLTDPYSRRMSQ